One window of Bacillota bacterium genomic DNA carries:
- the fabK gene encoding enoyl-[acyl-carrier-protein] reductase FabK, producing the protein MIKTDITEMLGIRYPLFQGGMAWLGTWELAAAVSEAGGLGIIGAGNAPPQWVAEQIDSLRARTEKPFGVNVMLLSPHAAEVMDVVIEKRVPVVTTGAGNPGPWLERLQAVGSRVFPVVASVALAVRLARMNVDGLIAEGGEAGGHVGELSTMSLVPQVVDAVEVPVLAAGGIADGRGVVAALALGAQGVQVGTRFVCAEECIAHENYKQMIIRSRDRDAVVSGRSTGHPVRCLKNRFWREFTQLEKQGADTAELEKLGGGKYYAAAIEGDVESGSVMAGQVAAMVNQVQPASEIVQQLFAHARSRIHGLGELVR; encoded by the coding sequence ATGATTAAGACTGACATAACAGAAATGTTGGGAATTCGTTATCCCCTGTTCCAAGGCGGTATGGCTTGGTTGGGCACCTGGGAGTTGGCTGCGGCTGTGTCCGAGGCCGGCGGCCTGGGGATTATCGGCGCTGGCAATGCGCCCCCCCAGTGGGTGGCGGAGCAGATTGATTCGTTACGGGCCAGAACAGAGAAACCCTTTGGCGTCAATGTAATGCTGCTTTCGCCCCATGCGGCGGAAGTGATGGATGTGGTGATTGAGAAGCGGGTGCCCGTTGTCACCACCGGCGCCGGTAATCCCGGCCCCTGGCTGGAGCGCTTGCAGGCAGTGGGCTCCAGGGTGTTTCCGGTGGTTGCTTCGGTGGCCCTGGCGGTGCGCCTGGCCCGAATGAATGTGGACGGCCTGATCGCTGAAGGCGGCGAGGCCGGCGGCCATGTGGGCGAATTATCGACTATGTCTTTGGTGCCCCAGGTGGTTGATGCAGTGGAAGTGCCGGTGTTGGCCGCCGGCGGCATTGCCGATGGACGCGGTGTGGTTGCTGCCCTTGCCCTGGGCGCCCAGGGTGTCCAGGTTGGGACCCGTTTTGTCTGTGCCGAAGAGTGTATTGCCCATGAAAATTACAAGCAGATGATCATTCGCTCCCGGGACCGGGATGCTGTGGTATCGGGACGGAGTACCGGCCATCCGGTGCGCTGCCTGAAAAACCGGTTTTGGCGGGAGTTTACTCAGTTGGAAAAACAGGGCGCCGACACAGCTGAATTGGAAAAGCTGGGCGGCGGCAAATATTACGCGGCTGCCATCGAGGGCGATGTGGAGTCCGGCAGCGTGATGGCCGGGCAGGTGGCAGCAATGGTGAATCAGGTGCAGCCTGCCAGCGAAATCGTGCAGCAACTCTTTGCCCACGCCCGGAGTCGCATCCACGGATTGGGGGAATTAGTCCGATGA
- the fabD gene encoding ACP S-malonyltransferase, giving the protein MSIAFVFPGQGAQYLGMGRELALSSKLVMEYFERADAALGFSLSKLCWEGPSEDLTLTENAQPAILTMSCAAAALAREQHVHPAAAAGLSLGEYSALVTAGMLDFETAVKLVAKRGRYMQQAVPAGTGGMAAVFGLDDEAVLEICQRSGGVVEPANYNCPGQIVISGEQVAVAEAVELAKEKGARRAMALEVSAPFHSSMLQPAAEKLAADLAELEFSEPEFPVLSNVDARPVTVENVRELLAKQVASPVLWQQCVEKLAAMGITTLVEAGPGRVLSTLARKIDRSLKTKKLEVPEDLEQLREEF; this is encoded by the coding sequence ATGAGTATCGCCTTTGTTTTCCCTGGCCAGGGCGCCCAGTACTTGGGCATGGGCCGGGAACTGGCACTGAGCAGTAAATTGGTGATGGAGTACTTTGAGCGGGCCGATGCGGCCCTGGGGTTTTCCCTCAGCAAGCTATGCTGGGAGGGACCTTCTGAAGATCTGACCCTGACAGAAAATGCCCAGCCGGCAATTCTGACCATGAGTTGTGCCGCGGCCGCCCTGGCCCGGGAGCAACATGTGCATCCGGCGGCAGCTGCCGGCCTCAGTCTGGGGGAATACAGCGCGCTGGTCACTGCCGGTATGCTGGATTTCGAAACGGCTGTTAAGCTGGTGGCTAAGCGGGGACGCTATATGCAGCAAGCAGTTCCGGCGGGCACCGGCGGCATGGCAGCTGTTTTCGGCTTGGATGATGAAGCTGTTTTGGAAATCTGTCAGCGCTCCGGTGGCGTGGTGGAACCGGCCAACTACAACTGCCCGGGGCAGATTGTTATCTCCGGTGAACAGGTGGCGGTTGCAGAAGCCGTCGAGCTGGCCAAAGAAAAGGGCGCCCGCCGGGCCATGGCCCTGGAAGTCAGCGCGCCTTTCCATAGCTCCATGTTACAACCCGCCGCCGAGAAACTGGCTGCCGACTTGGCTGAACTTGAGTTTTCTGAGCCTGAATTCCCGGTGCTCTCCAATGTGGATGCCCGGCCGGTGACTGTCGAGAACGTCCGGGAGCTTCTGGCAAAACAAGTTGCCAGTCCGGTGCTCTGGCAACAATGTGTGGAGAAATTGGCGGCAATGGGGATCACAACTCTGGTGGAGGCAGGCCCGGGGCGGGTGCTGTCCACTCTGGCCCGGAAGATTGACCGCAGTCTCAAGACCAAAAAACTGGAAGTTCCAGAAGATCTGGAGCAATTGCGGGAGGAATTTTAA
- the fabG gene encoding 3-oxoacyl-[acyl-carrier-protein] reductase, translated as MLSEKTALVTGASRGIGREIALALAADGFKVAVNYVASADAANALVAEIKEQGGEAAAFQADVANFEQAGKLVEQTISQFGRLDVLVNNAGITRDGLLMRMSEEDWDQVLAVNLKGYFNCCRAAVRTMLRARAGRIINVGSVVGIRGNAGQANYSAAKAGVMGLTKSLARELGSRGITVNAVAPGFIETDMTKVLPDDIKDKLKADIPLGRLGAPADVAALVRFLAGPGAEYITGQVIAVDGGMAM; from the coding sequence ATGCTCAGTGAAAAAACAGCGCTGGTCACCGGCGCCAGCCGCGGCATTGGCCGGGAAATTGCCCTGGCCCTGGCAGCTGACGGGTTCAAAGTCGCTGTTAATTATGTGGCCAGCGCCGATGCCGCCAATGCTTTGGTGGCAGAAATTAAAGAGCAAGGCGGCGAAGCGGCTGCTTTTCAGGCCGATGTCGCCAACTTTGAGCAGGCGGGCAAACTGGTGGAGCAAACCATCAGCCAGTTTGGGCGTCTGGATGTTCTCGTCAACAACGCCGGAATTACCCGGGACGGCCTCTTGATGCGTATGTCTGAGGAGGACTGGGATCAGGTGCTGGCCGTAAACCTCAAAGGCTATTTCAACTGTTGTCGGGCGGCGGTGCGCACGATGCTCCGTGCCCGCGCCGGGCGGATTATCAATGTCGGCTCCGTCGTCGGCATCCGGGGCAATGCCGGCCAGGCCAATTACTCTGCGGCCAAGGCCGGGGTCATGGGACTGACAAAATCCCTGGCCCGGGAGTTGGGGAGTCGCGGCATCACCGTCAATGCGGTGGCGCCGGGCTTCATTGAGACCGACATGACCAAAGTTTTGCCTGACGATATTAAGGATAAACTGAAAGCAGATATTCCGTTGGGACGCCTGGGCGCGCCTGCGGATGTAGCGGCCCTGGTCAGATTTTTGGCCGGACCAGGGGCGGAATATATTACCGGCCAGGTTATTGCCGTCGATGGCGGCATGGCCATGTAG
- the fabF gene encoding beta-ketoacyl-ACP synthase II, which translates to MKRVVITGMGAVTPLGHDVETMWKGLVAGKSGVAEVTHFDTSEFTTKIAAEIKDFDPTEHMHRKEAKRSDPFVWYALVAARQAWKQSGLEAAELDPGRIGVMVGSGIGGITTFEQQYDMYKSGGARRISPFFVPMMISNMAAGNISIDLGAQGPVSSVVTACATGTNAIGDAFRSIARGDVDVMIAGGSEASITPMGMGGFCAARALSTRNDEPEAASRPFDAQRDGFVMGEGAGIVVMESLESAQARGATILAEITGYGSAGDAFHVVQPHPEAAGGARAMELAVKESGWQPTDVDYINAHGTSTEFNDRLETTAIRKVFGDHADKLVVNSTKSMLGHLLGAAGAVEFIVCILSIRDGLVHPTINLTTPDPDCDLDYVAEGARKAPVRRAITNSLGFGGHNATLAVAAWEDK; encoded by the coding sequence ATGAAACGCGTAGTAATTACCGGCATGGGGGCCGTTACACCCCTAGGCCATGATGTTGAAACAATGTGGAAGGGCCTGGTGGCAGGCAAAAGCGGTGTCGCTGAAGTGACCCATTTTGACACCAGCGAATTCACCACCAAAATCGCTGCCGAAATCAAGGATTTTGATCCAACCGAGCATATGCACCGCAAAGAAGCGAAGCGCAGCGATCCCTTTGTCTGGTATGCCTTGGTCGCTGCCCGCCAGGCCTGGAAGCAGTCGGGTCTGGAAGCTGCGGAACTGGATCCCGGCCGCATCGGCGTCATGGTCGGTTCCGGCATCGGCGGCATCACCACCTTCGAGCAGCAATACGATATGTATAAATCCGGCGGCGCCCGGCGCATCAGCCCGTTTTTCGTGCCGATGATGATTAGCAATATGGCAGCGGGTAATATCTCCATCGATTTGGGGGCCCAGGGTCCGGTGAGTTCTGTGGTCACCGCCTGCGCCACCGGCACCAATGCGATTGGCGACGCCTTCCGTTCCATTGCCCGCGGCGATGTGGATGTTATGATTGCCGGCGGCAGCGAAGCATCAATTACTCCCATGGGCATGGGCGGCTTTTGCGCGGCCCGGGCCCTTTCCACCCGCAATGATGAGCCGGAAGCGGCCAGTCGCCCCTTCGACGCCCAGCGTGACGGGTTTGTCATGGGCGAAGGCGCTGGTATCGTTGTCATGGAGAGCTTAGAGAGCGCTCAAGCGCGGGGCGCTACCATCCTCGCCGAAATCACCGGCTATGGTTCTGCTGGCGATGCGTTTCACGTGGTTCAGCCCCATCCCGAGGCAGCGGGCGGCGCCCGGGCCATGGAACTGGCAGTCAAAGAGTCTGGCTGGCAGCCCACCGATGTAGATTACATCAATGCCCACGGCACCAGCACCGAGTTCAACGACCGGCTGGAGACCACGGCAATCAGGAAGGTCTTTGGCGACCATGCCGATAAGCTGGTGGTGAACTCCACCAAGTCAATGTTGGGCCACCTCCTGGGGGCCGCCGGCGCCGTGGAGTTTATCGTCTGTATCCTGTCAATCCGGGATGGTTTAGTCCATCCGACCATCAATCTGACCACGCCGGATCCCGACTGCGATCTGGATTATGTCGCAGAAGGCGCCCGGAAAGCGCCGGTTCGCCGTGCAATCACTAACTCCCTTGGGTTCGGCGGCCACAACGCCACTTTGGCCGTTGCCGCCTGGGAGGATAAATAA
- the fabZ gene encoding 3-hydroxyacyl-ACP dehydratase FabZ, translating to MLDRAKIKEIIPHREPFLLLDTVTELKSGHSATGNYYVDPEADWFRGHFPGYPVFPGVLQVESLAQLGAVAILSQPEMAGKLALFAGLESVRFRQQVLPGATLNLTVEIVRARASFGVGQGSASVDGKTVLESSLKFALVAGGNNDENR from the coding sequence ATGCTGGACCGGGCGAAGATTAAAGAGATTATCCCCCATCGGGAACCATTTCTGCTTTTGGACACAGTTACTGAACTAAAATCCGGCCACAGCGCCACGGGTAATTATTATGTGGATCCCGAGGCCGACTGGTTCCGGGGTCACTTCCCCGGTTATCCAGTGTTCCCCGGCGTTTTGCAGGTAGAATCCCTGGCCCAGCTGGGGGCGGTGGCAATCCTCTCTCAACCGGAGATGGCAGGCAAGCTTGCGCTCTTTGCCGGTTTGGAATCTGTGCGTTTCCGGCAGCAGGTATTGCCGGGGGCTACATTGAATCTTACAGTGGAGATAGTCAGGGCCCGCGCCAGTTTTGGCGTCGGTCAGGGCAGCGCCAGCGTCGACGGCAAGACCGTTCTCGAGTCGTCCCTGAAATTCGCCCTGGTTGCTGGAGGTAATAATGATGAAAATCGATGA
- the accB gene encoding acetyl-CoA carboxylase biotin carboxyl carrier protein has product MKIDELVKLIEAVRTSNYDEFTLETGDVKLTLRRGGKVEVASAPVSAPAPAPETPSSNPAPATPAPVEQPREEGLIEVTAPMVGTFYRAPAPDADPFVEPGTVVKPGDTLCILEAMKLMNEIQAETGGEVVEVAVENGELVEFGQLLFTLRPTK; this is encoded by the coding sequence ATGAAAATCGATGAGCTGGTAAAACTGATAGAAGCGGTGCGCACCAGCAATTATGATGAATTTACGTTGGAGACCGGCGATGTTAAACTCACACTGCGCCGGGGAGGCAAAGTGGAAGTTGCGAGCGCTCCCGTCTCCGCGCCGGCGCCAGCGCCGGAGACGCCGAGTTCCAATCCGGCCCCGGCTACACCTGCTCCCGTTGAGCAGCCCCGGGAGGAGGGGTTAATTGAAGTGACGGCGCCGATGGTGGGCACTTTTTACCGGGCGCCCGCCCCGGATGCTGACCCCTTTGTGGAGCCGGGCACCGTTGTCAAGCCCGGTGACACCCTGTGCATTTTGGAAGCGATGAAATTGATGAACGAGATTCAGGCCGAAACCGGGGGCGAAGTGGTGGAAGTCGCGGTGGAAAACGGCGAACTGGTGGAATTTGGTCAGTTGCTGTTTACCCTGCGGCCGACGAAATGA
- the accC gene encoding acetyl-CoA carboxylase biotin carboxylase subunit — translation MKRVLIANRGEIALRVIRACQELGLETVAVYAQGDEESLHVRMADAAYCIGPAPATQSYLNMQNILSVAAGTDCDAIHPGYGFLAENVTFAELCASCGITFIGPPAGAIEAMGNKDQARKTMAAAGVPVVPGTSGLKDAESALQEAEKIGYPVLLKAASGGGGKGMRLVDAAEQLPRALEMARSEAEQAFSDPTVYMEKFVTKPRHVEIQVLADNHGNVIHLGERECSVQRRHQKLVEEAPCPALTPLMRDAMGEAAVKAALAVNYSGAGTVEFLLDAEGNFYFMEMNTRIQVEHPVTEMITGIDLVRAQLQVAAGRKLTWSQEDIKFNGWAIECRINAEDPEHNFRPAPGKITSWLAPGGPWVRVDGIAYEGYRVLPHYDSMIAKLIVWGRNRDEAIARMNRALNETEVEGIPTTIPLHLEIMDNREFKSGTYDTGLLERMLNRR, via the coding sequence ATGAAGCGCGTACTAATCGCCAATCGGGGGGAGATTGCCCTCAGGGTAATCCGGGCCTGCCAGGAACTGGGTCTGGAAACAGTGGCAGTCTATGCGCAGGGGGACGAAGAGTCGCTGCACGTGCGGATGGCCGACGCCGCCTATTGCATCGGCCCTGCCCCTGCAACCCAGAGTTACCTGAATATGCAAAACATCCTCTCGGTGGCTGCCGGAACTGATTGTGACGCTATTCACCCCGGCTACGGATTTTTAGCGGAGAATGTTACCTTTGCTGAGCTCTGCGCCTCCTGTGGCATCACTTTTATCGGGCCGCCTGCCGGCGCCATCGAGGCCATGGGGAACAAGGATCAGGCCCGTAAGACAATGGCTGCCGCCGGAGTGCCGGTGGTTCCCGGAACCTCGGGGCTTAAAGACGCGGAATCGGCGTTACAGGAGGCAGAGAAGATTGGCTATCCTGTGCTGCTGAAAGCCGCCTCCGGTGGCGGCGGCAAGGGCATGCGCCTGGTGGATGCGGCCGAACAATTGCCCCGGGCCCTGGAAATGGCCCGGTCCGAGGCGGAGCAGGCCTTCTCCGATCCCACTGTATATATGGAGAAATTCGTTACAAAACCCAGACATGTAGAGATTCAGGTCCTTGCCGACAACCATGGCAATGTGATACATTTGGGCGAGCGGGAATGTTCGGTGCAGCGCCGCCACCAGAAGCTGGTGGAGGAGGCGCCCTGCCCGGCCCTGACCCCGCTGATGCGGGATGCCATGGGCGAGGCGGCTGTTAAAGCGGCCCTGGCTGTCAACTACAGCGGCGCCGGCACCGTTGAATTTTTGCTGGATGCCGAGGGGAACTTTTACTTTATGGAAATGAATACCCGTATTCAAGTAGAGCATCCGGTTACAGAAATGATCACCGGTATCGATTTGGTGCGGGCGCAATTACAGGTGGCGGCCGGCCGCAAGCTGACTTGGAGTCAGGAGGACATCAAATTCAACGGCTGGGCCATCGAATGCCGGATTAATGCTGAGGACCCGGAACATAATTTCCGTCCAGCGCCTGGGAAAATAACCAGCTGGCTTGCCCCGGGCGGGCCCTGGGTGCGGGTGGATGGAATTGCCTATGAAGGGTACCGGGTATTGCCCCATTACGACTCGATGATTGCAAAACTAATTGTCTGGGGACGCAACCGGGACGAGGCGATTGCCCGGATGAACCGGGCTCTGAATGAGACGGAAGTGGAGGGGATACCTACCACAATTCCGCTGCATCTGGAGATTATGGACAATCGGGAGTTTAAAAGCGGAACCTATGACACAGGACTGCTTGAACGCATGCTGAACAGGAGGTGA
- a CDS encoding acetyl-CoA carboxylase carboxyltransferase subunit beta gives MALFRKEKYTKITPRTSTVEMPGDIANKCPGCKAVLIARELEKNMRVCNKCGHHFGLKAWERIEQVTDQGSFKELNSHLVSENPLEFPEYDQKLAKAQKNSGLNEAVVTGHGTIGGMPAYVGVMAPEYMLGSMGSVVGEKLARMLDLAADHQTPAIIFTASGGARMQESIFSLFQMAKTSAALARLAEKGALYISVLTDPTTGGVTASFAMLGDINLAEPGALIGFAGPRVIEQTIKQQLPAGFQRSEFLLEHGMLDMVVHRHQMKETLAGLLKLHGGVANG, from the coding sequence ATGGCTTTGTTCAGGAAGGAGAAATATACCAAGATAACACCCCGGACTTCCACCGTGGAGATGCCGGGCGATATTGCCAACAAATGTCCCGGCTGCAAGGCCGTGCTGATTGCCCGGGAGCTGGAAAAAAATATGCGGGTGTGCAACAAGTGTGGCCATCATTTTGGCCTCAAGGCCTGGGAACGGATTGAGCAGGTTACCGACCAGGGTAGTTTCAAGGAACTGAATAGCCACCTTGTTTCCGAAAACCCGCTGGAGTTTCCCGAATACGACCAGAAATTAGCCAAGGCCCAAAAGAACAGCGGCCTCAATGAGGCAGTGGTAACCGGCCATGGCACAATTGGCGGCATGCCCGCTTATGTAGGGGTGATGGCCCCGGAATACATGCTGGGCAGCATGGGTTCGGTGGTGGGCGAGAAATTGGCGCGGATGCTGGACCTGGCAGCCGACCATCAGACGCCGGCGATAATTTTCACGGCCTCTGGCGGCGCCCGGATGCAGGAGAGCATTTTCTCCCTGTTTCAGATGGCCAAGACCAGCGCCGCCCTGGCACGACTGGCCGAGAAGGGCGCGCTCTATATTTCCGTGCTCACCGATCCTACAACCGGCGGCGTCACCGCCAGTTTCGCGATGCTCGGCGATATAAATCTGGCTGAGCCCGGCGCCCTGATTGGGTTTGCCGGTCCCCGGGTAATTGAACAGACCATCAAGCAGCAGCTACCCGCCGGTTTCCAGCGCTCGGAGTTCTTGCTGGAACACGGGATGCTGGATATGGTGGTGCATCGGCACCAAATGAAAGAAACTCTCGCCGGATTGCTGAAGTTGCATGGGGGTGTGGCCAATGGCTGA
- a CDS encoding acetyl-CoA carboxylase carboxyltransferase subunit alpha, producing the protein MADFDVQLNQLQDKIRDLQKFARENELDLSHEIKALEEKAADIRAKLYANLEPWQKVQLARHIKRPSTLDYISMIFTDFYELHGDRLFRDDPALVGGIARLGDTPVTVIGHQKGRDTKENIKRNFGMPHPEGYRKALRLMEQAEKFRRPVICFIDTPGAYPGLGAEERGQGEAIARNLREMATLRTPIINLVTGEGGSGGALALGVGDSLLMLDNSIYSVISPEGCAAILWKDASRAKEAAGVLKLTALDLQELGVADEVIPEPMGGSHKDWQATAAAVKEALGRHLDILGDIPSEKLLERRWRKLAQIGRWQEH; encoded by the coding sequence ATGGCTGATTTTGATGTGCAACTGAATCAATTACAGGATAAAATCCGCGATTTGCAGAAGTTTGCCCGGGAAAATGAACTGGACCTCAGCCATGAGATCAAAGCCCTGGAAGAAAAGGCCGCCGATATCCGGGCCAAACTCTATGCCAATCTGGAACCCTGGCAAAAAGTACAATTGGCGCGGCATATCAAGCGACCGTCTACATTGGACTATATAAGCATGATTTTTACCGATTTTTATGAACTCCATGGCGACCGCCTGTTCCGGGATGACCCGGCGTTGGTGGGCGGTATTGCCCGCCTCGGCGATACACCGGTGACGGTTATAGGCCATCAGAAGGGTCGGGACACCAAGGAGAATATCAAGCGCAATTTCGGCATGCCCCATCCCGAGGGGTATCGCAAGGCGCTGCGTCTTATGGAACAGGCAGAGAAATTCCGCCGCCCCGTGATTTGTTTTATTGACACCCCCGGGGCCTATCCCGGGCTTGGCGCCGAAGAACGGGGCCAGGGCGAGGCAATTGCCCGCAATTTGCGGGAGATGGCGACCTTGCGCACCCCAATAATCAATCTGGTCACTGGCGAAGGCGGCAGCGGCGGTGCCCTCGCCCTGGGCGTGGGTGACAGCTTATTGATGCTGGACAACAGCATTTACTCGGTTATTTCCCCCGAAGGCTGTGCCGCCATCCTCTGGAAGGATGCCAGCCGGGCCAAAGAAGCAGCCGGCGTCTTGAAGCTCACCGCCCTGGACCTACAAGAATTGGGCGTGGCCGACGAGGTTATCCCCGAGCCGATGGGCGGTAGCCACAAAGACTGGCAGGCAACAGCAGCAGCCGTCAAAGAAGCCCTCGGTCGGCATCTGGATATCCTGGGCGATATCCCCAGCGAAAAACTTTTGGAGCGCCGCTGGCGCAAACTTGCCCAAATCGGCCGCTGGCAAGAACACTAA
- a CDS encoding PTS sugar transporter subunit IIC, whose protein sequence is MLAFLRRKGVSLSPRTYFVTALSFMALGLFSSLIIGLIVRTAGEQLGLTALEEMGSLAMSLMGPAIGVAVAYGLKAPHLVIFASVITGAAGEQLGGPAGSFAAALIATEIGKIVAGETKVDIIITPLTTIAAGYLVATFIGPGIDSGMTGLGALIMWATEQQPFVMGILVATIMGLCLTAPISSAALAIMLGLEGIAAGAATVGCAAQMMGFAVAGYRDNGISGLLSMGLGTSMLQIGNIVKNPRILIPPTLAGIILAPLATIVFRMVNLPAGAGMGTSGFVGQIATFSAMGFSLDVLLQVLLLHFIGPAIISLLVVNVLRRWGWIKPGDMHI, encoded by the coding sequence ATGCTTGCATTTTTGCGTCGTAAAGGAGTCTCATTATCACCGCGCACTTATTTTGTTACTGCCCTCAGCTTTATGGCTTTGGGATTGTTTTCATCTTTGATCATTGGATTGATTGTCCGCACTGCGGGAGAACAACTGGGGCTTACCGCTTTGGAAGAAATGGGCTCCCTGGCCATGAGCTTGATGGGGCCGGCGATTGGCGTCGCCGTTGCCTACGGTTTAAAGGCGCCGCACCTGGTCATCTTCGCCAGCGTCATCACCGGCGCAGCCGGAGAACAACTGGGAGGACCGGCCGGCAGTTTTGCCGCCGCGCTGATAGCAACCGAGATTGGCAAAATCGTCGCTGGCGAGACCAAGGTGGATATCATCATTACGCCCCTGACGACAATAGCTGCCGGTTATCTGGTTGCCACCTTTATCGGTCCCGGCATCGACAGCGGCATGACCGGACTGGGGGCGCTGATTATGTGGGCCACCGAGCAGCAGCCCTTCGTAATGGGTATCCTCGTTGCAACCATCATGGGCCTCTGTCTAACGGCGCCGATTTCCAGCGCCGCCCTGGCGATTATGCTCGGCCTGGAGGGAATTGCCGCCGGCGCCGCCACCGTGGGCTGTGCCGCCCAGATGATGGGCTTTGCAGTGGCCGGTTACCGGGATAACGGTATTTCCGGACTCTTATCCATGGGCCTGGGGACCTCAATGCTCCAGATTGGTAATATCGTCAAAAATCCACGGATTTTAATTCCGCCCACCCTGGCGGGAATCATCCTGGCACCCCTGGCGACAATAGTGTTCAGAATGGTCAACCTGCCCGCCGGCGCCGGTATGGGGACAAGCGGTTTCGTCGGCCAAATTGCCACTTTCTCCGCCATGGGCTTCTCCCTGGACGTTTTATTGCAAGTGTTATTGCTCCACTTTATCGGCCCGGCAATCATCAGCCTGCTGGTGGTAAACGTGCTGCGCCGCTGGGGCTGGATCAAGCCCGGCGACATGCACATTTAA
- a CDS encoding sodium-dependent transporter, whose translation MAKEREQWRSRVGFVFAAAGSAVGLGNIWRFPTAAGLNGGGAFVLVYLILIFVIGIPLMMVELTLGRRTKRSVIGAFKVLKQGSPWWLVGALGVISGFVILSFYSVIAGWCLAYVVSYATGQFSGLSPGGIEDQFLALVSNPVIPVLWHALFMAMTIGVVILGVAKGIERWSKILMPILLVLLVVLAVRSVTLEGASEGLYWLLRPDFTRLDFLTILGALGQVFFSLSLGMGAMLTYGSYLSKKENIPGSAAYIALTDVGIALLAGLIIIPAVFAFGLDPDTGPPLIFITLPAVFQSIPLGNFFGLMFFLLISIAALTSAISLLEVVVAWSIDELGWQRRRSTILSGLAIFLLGIPSSLSEGVWADFQIIGLNILSFADSLTANLLLPLGGLLTTIFVGWVWGAKKAVGELEESGDSFAFGGVWSVLVKYVMPLILIYILYTGLFPG comes from the coding sequence ATGGCGAAAGAGCGGGAACAGTGGCGCAGCCGGGTTGGATTCGTGTTTGCCGCAGCCGGTTCGGCGGTGGGGCTGGGCAATATCTGGCGTTTTCCCACTGCGGCCGGTCTCAACGGTGGCGGCGCCTTTGTATTGGTGTATCTGATTCTAATTTTTGTCATCGGTATACCCTTGATGATGGTGGAATTAACCTTGGGCCGGCGCACCAAGCGCAGTGTAATCGGCGCTTTCAAGGTTTTGAAGCAGGGGAGCCCCTGGTGGTTGGTTGGAGCGCTGGGGGTTATCTCCGGGTTTGTGATTCTTTCCTTCTATTCGGTGATTGCCGGCTGGTGCCTGGCCTATGTGGTCAGTTACGCCACCGGTCAGTTTTCCGGGCTCTCGCCGGGGGGGATTGAAGATCAATTCCTGGCTCTGGTCAGTAATCCGGTAATCCCGGTGCTTTGGCATGCTCTGTTCATGGCGATGACCATTGGTGTAGTAATTCTGGGGGTGGCCAAAGGGATTGAGCGCTGGAGCAAAATCCTCATGCCGATACTCTTGGTGTTGCTGGTGGTCTTGGCTGTGCGATCAGTTACCTTGGAAGGGGCCAGCGAAGGTTTATATTGGCTGCTGAGGCCTGATTTCACGCGCCTGGACTTTTTGACCATCCTTGGCGCCCTCGGGCAGGTGTTCTTCAGTCTTAGCCTGGGGATGGGTGCAATGCTCACCTATGGCAGCTATCTGAGCAAAAAGGAGAACATTCCCGGCAGCGCTGCCTATATTGCCCTGACAGATGTGGGGATTGCCCTATTGGCCGGCCTGATTATTATACCGGCAGTGTTCGCCTTTGGCCTGGACCCGGATACAGGGCCGCCACTGATTTTCATCACGCTGCCAGCGGTGTTTCAAAGCATCCCCTTGGGTAATTTCTTTGGGCTGATGTTCTTTCTACTGATCAGTATCGCCGCTTTGACCTCGGCAATATCGCTCTTGGAAGTAGTGGTTGCCTGGTCGATTGATGAATTGGGCTGGCAGCGGCGCCGGTCCACAATCTTGTCAGGGTTGGCAATTTTTCTGCTGGGGATCCCCTCATCCCTATCGGAAGGGGTGTGGGCCGATTTCCAGATAATCGGGCTCAACATTCTCTCCTTTGCCGACTCCTTGACAGCAAACTTATTGCTGCCCCTGGGCGGCCTGCTGACAACGATATTCGTGGGTTGGGTCTGGGGCGCCAAAAAGGCCGTGGGAGAATTGGAAGAGAGCGGCGACTCCTTTGCATTCGGGGGTGTGTGGAGTGTGTTGGTGAAGTATGTGATGCCGCTAATCTTGATTTACATCCTCTATACGGGATTGTTCCCGGGGTAA